One Amaranthus tricolor cultivar Red isolate AtriRed21 chromosome 1, ASM2621246v1, whole genome shotgun sequence DNA window includes the following coding sequences:
- the LOC130806333 gene encoding uncharacterized protein LOC130806333 isoform X1 — protein sequence MLKFLSKVKLEFNALDSRAGACMEFLAQCSAGTARDSNPSCQVEVKRRTDDHPPQIKVTFVNGVEEVFDASITSAQSIRSLILDKGRYLEIEQMFRDGGHGWPIIIPEQELHEPVPSIKPRKAEDKKQ from the coding sequence ATGTTAAAGTTCTTATCAAAAGTAAAATTAGAATTCAACGCACTGGACTCCCGTGCAGGTGCGTGTATGGAATTCTTAGCTCAATGCAGTGCCGGCACAGCCAGGGATTCCAATCCATCTTGCCAAGTTGAAGTCAAAAGGCGAACCGATGATCACCCACCTCAAATCAAGGTCACTTTCGTCAATGGTGTCGAAGAAGTTTTTGATGCTTCCATAACTTCTGCTCAATCAATTCGTTCTCTCATCCTTGATAAAGGTCGGTATCTTGAAATTGAGCAGATGTTTCGTGATGGTGGTCATGGTTGGCCTATCATTATTCCTGAACAAGAGCTTCATGAACCTGTTCCTAGTATCAAG
- the LOC130806333 gene encoding uncharacterized protein LOC130806333 isoform X2 encodes MEFLAQCSAGTARDSNPSCQVEVKRRTDDHPPQIKVTFVNGVEEVFDASITSAQSIRSLILDKGRYLEIEQMFRDGGHGWPIIIPEQELHEPVPSIKPRKAEDKKQ; translated from the coding sequence ATGGAATTCTTAGCTCAATGCAGTGCCGGCACAGCCAGGGATTCCAATCCATCTTGCCAAGTTGAAGTCAAAAGGCGAACCGATGATCACCCACCTCAAATCAAGGTCACTTTCGTCAATGGTGTCGAAGAAGTTTTTGATGCTTCCATAACTTCTGCTCAATCAATTCGTTCTCTCATCCTTGATAAAGGTCGGTATCTTGAAATTGAGCAGATGTTTCGTGATGGTGGTCATGGTTGGCCTATCATTATTCCTGAACAAGAGCTTCATGAACCTGTTCCTAGTATCAAG